In Chryseobacterium sp. C-71, the genomic window ATTTTTCCCTTTGCTGAAGGAAGCCACTGATCGAATTCTGCTTTCGAAGACACTTTAGGAAGAACAATAACTTCTGCTTCCACAGCTTTTTTGGTGGAAGGACTCCAAGCTAACTGTGTTGCCGAAAGCGACTTCATTCTTGGGTACACCATATCAACATGAGTCGTTCCTCTTTGCCAGCCTTTCCAGGTTCCGAATTGCTGAAGTTTTGCATCGATTCCCCATGATTTTAATTTATCGGCTGTCCATTCATTCGATTTAAGCATTTCGGGAGTTCCGACCAAACGTGGCCCGATTCCGTCTAATAATTCGAATGCCATATCTTCCAGCTGAGAATGATTATTCGTTTCATTGACAATACTTTCAACAATAGGATTTAATTTCTGAACGGTGGATTCCGCATGGCAAAACTGGCTCGCCAAAACGACTACAGGAACTGCAAAAAAGGTGTTTATCTTCATACTTTTTATTGATTGGCATAAAGATAAAGTTATTTGATGAAAATTAAAATTCTTAAATATTCTATTAATGTTTAAAGCTCATGATTGTCAATTTTCAAATCGTCATTTTTAAACAAAAAAAAATCTGTACAAATTTGTGTTATCAGCGGGAAGTTAATTTTATTTATCCAACAGATGATACAGATTTGCACAGATTCTATTATAACAATATCATTACTAGATGTGATAACATAACGAATTTTTCAATTATTGCTAGTTACACATTAATCACTATCAATAAACTATAGAGGATATTTTATCGCTTTATCGAGCTCAATCGGGTTGTTATATTTTCTTATGGATTCTTTTAATCTTTCATTGACTTCACGCGAGTTAGTCTGTCCTACTTGGGTTCCATCGTTCAGATAAAATTCATCATTTGATCGGGTTTGTTGCGTTGCATTTCTCAAATAATTAACGGGCGAGTCATAATATTTCAACTTAGAATCTCTGTATTTTTGATCATCTACCGAGACGCTATTTCCCAACATATAATCGATGTATGTATTCTTAACAGGCTTTATAATCTTTTGAGTTTTTACCAGTTCAAATTTGTAATCATTTTTATCATCAAACAATTCTACAATCAAACCTGGAAGTCCGTGGAATTTATATGGCCCTTCCTGAAACGGAATATCAGCAGTAAACCAGGCAATCCAGTTTCTTCCGCCCCAACTGGTGGTTGCTTTTTGTAAATTGAGATCTTTCACCTTCTTTTTTTCGTCAGTAAGCTTCCAATCCTGAATGTTTTTTGACGCAAGTTTCAATACCACATTTTCGAGAACATCGTAATAATCATAGTCTGCTGAACCAATTTGATGTGTGATAATATGAGAAGTATTGAATCTGGTTCCGTTTGCGATCTGCAGATTATTGGTCACCAAAGAATCTCCTATAAAAAAATCACGAGGATAATATTTCATTGTTTCAGATTCAATATCCAAATGATAATTTTCTTTAACGGTGGTATTTTGCGTCGAATCTTTTTTGTATTCCACATCATAAATGAAACGATACGTCTGCGCTTTAGATAAAAAAACCGAAAAGATAAAAGCTATTACAACTAAATTTTTCATAGGATATTATTTTTGGTTGATGAATT contains:
- a CDS encoding GLPGLI family protein, with the translated sequence MKNLVVIAFIFSVFLSKAQTYRFIYDVEYKKDSTQNTTVKENYHLDIESETMKYYPRDFFIGDSLVTNNLQIANGTRFNTSHIITHQIGSADYDYYDVLENVVLKLASKNIQDWKLTDEKKKVKDLNLQKATTSWGGRNWIAWFTADIPFQEGPYKFHGLPGLIVELFDDKNDYKFELVKTQKIIKPVKNTYIDYMLGNSVSVDDQKYRDSKLKYYDSPVNYLRNATQQTRSNDEFYLNDGTQVGQTNSREVNERLKESIRKYNNPIELDKAIKYPL